One genomic segment of Arcobacter porcinus includes these proteins:
- the pyrH gene encoding UMP kinase: MNKRVLVKFSGEALAGAEGYGIDTKILDYIAEEIKSLVENGIEVAIVIGGGNIIRGVTAAADGVIKRTSADYMGMLGTVINGVAMQEALEYKGLNARLQTAIKMEEIAEPFIVRKALRHFEKGRVVIFGAGTGNPYFTTDTGATLRATEIGACMLIKATKVNGVYDKDPMKYSDAKKLDILSYDRALEDQIKVMDDTAIALAKDNKLPIAVTNMNEKGNLLRIVQGDYSKCSIVK, translated from the coding sequence ATGAATAAAAGAGTTCTTGTAAAGTTTTCAGGTGAAGCATTAGCTGGAGCTGAAGGTTATGGAATAGATACTAAAATTTTAGATTACATAGCTGAAGAGATAAAATCTCTTGTAGAAAATGGTATTGAAGTTGCAATAGTAATTGGTGGTGGAAATATAATTAGAGGTGTTACTGCTGCTGCTGATGGTGTTATTAAAAGAACAAGTGCTGATTATATGGGAATGCTAGGAACTGTTATAAACGGTGTTGCTATGCAAGAAGCATTAGAATACAAAGGCTTAAATGCAAGACTTCAAACTGCTATTAAAATGGAAGAGATAGCTGAACCTTTTATTGTAAGAAAAGCTTTAAGACATTTTGAAAAAGGAAGAGTTGTAATTTTTGGTGCTGGAACAGGTAATCCATATTTTACAACAGATACAGGAGCAACACTAAGAGCAACTGAGATTGGTGCTTGTATGCTAATTAAAGCAACAAAAGTAAATGGTGTTTACGATAAAGATCCAATGAAATATTCAGATGCAAAAAAACTAGATATTTTAAGCTATGATAGAGCATTAGAAGATCAAATTAAAGTAATGGATGATACTGCTATTGCTTTAGCAAAAGACAATAAACTTCCAATTGCTGTTACGAATATGAATGAAAAAGGAAATCTTTTACGAATAGTTCAAGGTGATTATAGTAAATGTTCAATAGTAAAATAG
- a CDS encoding heavy metal translocating P-type ATPase codes for MNSKFIKVHQIKNRARYKLQILKEKFIDEDILKSYFNDIKEINNIRINKKAYSIVFEVNSDVFNEIEEKLETISLDNLLKSVPMNSNSVCVSCVSDEKPSIKGTLIASSTLALERVITNNNLKAGLTTLACTPLLIDGTKELFKEGLTSHVLEAGAVAISIFRKDYLAANSTNAMLELGEYIEETTVHKSDDLLKELAKPNIEEAWIEKRVDGKTSEVLVKTEDIKIGDIVIVGAGNTIAIDGHIIDGAGTINQVSMTGEATPIAKYRGDKVLSGTIVEEGRFRIWAEHVGANTATQRIKHYIENSLNEKSSAQLKANKLADKLVPVTLGLASAAYIFTKDFERVASVLQADYSCALKLATPVAFKSTISKAGHSGIMIKGAKSIEALASADTFVFDKTGTLTSGELEVISVDSYDKNWTEEKLLNLTASTEEHYFHPVAEAVVKAAKERGFVHMHHEEVEFIVAHGVKTEIKGKAVIIGSRHFLEDDEKIDFKPYKKEIEESLKKCDTLLYVAYDGKLLGTIGLSDEIRSNTKDAIKKLKSLGVKNIVMLTGDIKEKALKVAEELGIDEVRAELLPQEKADIVKELMDEGRKVAFIGDGINDAPALISSHVGISMSKGADIAKATADISLLKDDIIAVVEAKEYANKTMSLINTNFNATVGINSGILAGATFGLFSPITTAILHNGTTIALLFNSIKGVNLARK; via the coding sequence ATGAATTCAAAGTTTATAAAAGTTCATCAAATAAAAAATAGAGCAAGATATAAGCTTCAAATTTTAAAAGAAAAATTTATTGATGAAGATATCTTAAAAAGTTATTTTAATGATATTAAAGAGATAAATAATATAAGAATAAATAAAAAAGCTTACTCTATTGTTTTTGAAGTAAATAGTGATGTTTTTAATGAAATTGAAGAAAAACTTGAAACAATCTCTTTAGATAATCTTTTAAAATCTGTTCCTATGAACTCAAATAGTGTTTGTGTTTCTTGTGTTAGTGATGAAAAACCATCTATAAAAGGTACTTTAATTGCAAGTTCAACTCTTGCATTAGAAAGAGTTATTACAAATAATAATCTAAAAGCTGGTTTAACTACACTTGCTTGTACTCCTTTATTAATTGATGGAACAAAAGAGCTATTTAAAGAGGGTTTGACTTCTCATGTTTTAGAAGCTGGTGCAGTTGCAATTTCTATATTTAGAAAAGATTATCTTGCTGCGAACTCTACAAATGCAATGCTTGAACTTGGTGAATATATTGAGGAAACAACTGTTCACAAAAGTGATGACTTATTAAAAGAACTTGCAAAACCAAATATCGAAGAAGCTTGGATTGAAAAAAGAGTTGATGGAAAAACAAGTGAAGTTCTTGTAAAAACTGAAGATATAAAAATTGGTGATATTGTAATTGTTGGAGCTGGAAATACTATTGCTATTGATGGACATATAATTGATGGAGCTGGAACAATAAATCAAGTTTCAATGACAGGAGAAGCAACACCAATTGCAAAATATAGAGGAGATAAAGTTCTTTCTGGAACAATAGTTGAAGAAGGAAGATTTAGAATTTGGGCTGAACATGTTGGTGCAAACACAGCAACACAAAGAATAAAACACTATATAGAAAACTCTTTAAATGAAAAATCATCTGCTCAGTTAAAAGCAAATAAACTAGCAGATAAGCTTGTTCCTGTAACTTTAGGTTTAGCAAGTGCTGCTTATATATTTACAAAAGATTTTGAAAGAGTTGCTTCTGTTTTACAAGCTGATTATTCATGTGCACTAAAACTGGCAACTCCTGTTGCTTTTAAATCTACTATTTCAAAAGCTGGACATAGTGGAATTATGATAAAAGGTGCAAAATCTATTGAAGCATTAGCAAGTGCAGATACTTTTGTTTTTGATAAAACAGGAACACTTACAAGTGGTGAATTAGAAGTTATTAGTGTTGATTCATATGATAAGAATTGGACGGAAGAAAAACTATTAAATCTAACTGCTTCAACAGAAGAGCACTATTTTCATCCTGTTGCAGAAGCTGTTGTAAAAGCTGCAAAAGAGCGTGGATTTGTGCATATGCACCATGAAGAAGTAGAGTTTATTGTAGCTCATGGAGTAAAAACAGAGATAAAAGGCAAAGCTGTTATTATTGGAAGTAGGCACTTTTTAGAAGATGATGAGAAAATAGATTTCAAGCCTTATAAAAAAGAGATTGAAGAGTCTTTAAAAAAATGTGATACTTTGCTTTATGTAGCTTATGATGGAAAACTTCTTGGAACTATTGGTTTAAGTGATGAGATAAGATCAAACACAAAAGATGCTATTAAAAAGTTAAAATCTCTTGGAGTAAAAAACATTGTAATGCTTACAGGAGATATTAAAGAAAAAGCTTTAAAAGTAGCAGAAGAGTTAGGAATAGACGAAGTAAGAGCAGAATTACTTCCTCAAGAAAAAGCCGATATTGTAAAAGAGCTTATGGATGAAGGTAGAAAAGTTGCTTTTATTGGAGATGGAATAAATGATGCTCCTGCTTTAATATCTTCTCATGTTGGAATATCAATGAGCAAAGGTGCTGATATAGCAAAAGCAACTGCTGATATTAGTTTATTAAAAGATGATATTATAGCTGTTGTTGAAGCAAAAGAGTATGCAAATAAAACTATGAGTTTGATAAATACTAATTTTAATGCAACAGTTGGAATAAATAGTGGAATACTTGCAGGTGCAACTTTTGGACTATTTTCTCCAATAACAACAGCAATTTTACACAATGGAACAACTATTGCTTTACTTTTTAACTCAATAAAAGGTGTAAATTTAGCAAGAAAATAG
- a CDS encoding ferritin-like domain-containing protein yields MAIDYNILSSKKIDENSNIPIRNQILQIAVYDEFKAYEIYTKVIEKFGNINPFINIKEAEAVHYSVLIQIMQKYNIEVPINDLENKISIPETLIECYELGVAGEINNIALYNHLLSYAQDSDIIDTLYRLQAASYNNHLPAFRTHVQNYYNNSSNNGFNQEKLMQDLAQYQELYSQFSSGNLDESSISNLLSKLNLNFIGGALTGGALIAIINQLLSSYNKPNQDKE; encoded by the coding sequence ATGGCAATTGATTACAATATTTTATCTAGTAAAAAAATAGATGAAAATTCAAATATTCCTATTCGTAACCAAATTTTACAAATTGCTGTATATGATGAGTTTAAAGCTTATGAAATCTATACAAAAGTAATAGAGAAATTTGGAAATATAAACCCTTTTATAAATATAAAAGAGGCTGAAGCTGTACATTACTCAGTACTTATACAAATTATGCAAAAATATAATATTGAAGTTCCTATTAATGATTTAGAAAATAAAATATCTATTCCTGAAACTTTGATTGAGTGTTATGAACTGGGAGTTGCTGGAGAGATAAATAATATTGCTCTATACAATCATCTTCTTTCTTATGCTCAAGATAGTGATATAATTGATACTCTTTATAGACTTCAAGCTGCATCATATAATAATCATTTACCAGCTTTTAGAACTCATGTACAAAACTATTATAATAATTCATCTAACAATGGATTTAATCAAGAAAAGCTAATGCAAGATTTAGCTCAATATCAAGAACTTTATTCACAATTTTCTTCAGGAAATTTAGATGAAAGTTCAATATCAAATCTACTTTCAAAATTAAATTTGAATTTTATAGGTGGAGCTCTTACTGGAGGAGCTTTAATAGCTATTATAAATCAGTTATTAAGTTCTTATAATAAACCAAATCAAGATAAGGAGTAA
- the nhaA gene encoding Na+/H+ antiporter NhaA — MRNQYKFILSFISTATLSGFKLFLVTVLAVYIANSTFAPQYFEILETHFSFSFGTHIFSMTLQHWINDVLMAIFFLVVGLEIKRDMLIGELSSLKKASFPIIAALGGMIVPAIFYLLIDRTHPTGFGVPMATDIAFALGILMLLGKRVSLSIKVFLVTLAVVDDLGAIVVVAIFYTSELHYDFLIYSALTYFVLMLFNYFNLTRVMPYLFVGVFLWIFVHSSGIHSTIAGILLAFVIPLKSNKTSVEEIEEHNSKSPLLRVEHALHNFSAFLIMPLFAFANAGVALEFESVIENSTIVLGVFFGLVLGKPLGILLFTYLATIFKVSEKPSNVSWSEIIAVGFLGGIGFTMSIFISHLAFSDPHVVSAVKIAVFASSITAAVIGVCLLLFLSRKNNEIKEE; from the coding sequence ATAAGAAATCAATATAAGTTTATATTAAGCTTTATATCAACTGCAACTCTAAGTGGATTTAAACTTTTTTTAGTAACTGTTTTAGCAGTTTATATAGCAAATTCAACTTTTGCACCACAATATTTTGAGATACTTGAAACTCATTTTAGTTTTTCATTTGGTACTCATATTTTTTCAATGACTTTACAACACTGGATAAATGATGTTTTAATGGCAATTTTCTTTCTTGTTGTTGGTTTAGAGATAAAAAGAGATATGCTAATAGGAGAGTTATCAAGCTTAAAAAAAGCATCTTTTCCAATAATTGCGGCTCTTGGTGGAATGATAGTTCCTGCAATTTTTTACCTTCTTATAGATAGAACTCATCCAACTGGTTTTGGTGTACCAATGGCAACAGATATTGCTTTTGCACTTGGGATTTTAATGCTTTTAGGAAAAAGAGTTAGCTTATCTATTAAAGTATTTTTAGTTACATTAGCTGTTGTAGATGACTTAGGAGCAATTGTAGTTGTAGCAATATTTTATACAAGTGAACTTCACTATGATTTCTTAATTTATTCAGCACTTACATATTTTGTTTTAATGTTATTTAACTACTTTAATCTTACAAGAGTTATGCCTTATTTATTTGTTGGTGTATTCTTATGGATTTTTGTTCATAGTTCAGGAATTCACTCTACAATTGCTGGTATATTACTTGCTTTTGTTATTCCATTAAAATCAAATAAAACATCTGTTGAAGAGATAGAAGAGCACAACTCAAAAAGTCCTCTTTTAAGAGTAGAACACGCTTTACACAACTTTAGTGCATTTTTAATAATGCCTTTATTTGCCTTTGCAAATGCAGGTGTTGCTTTAGAGTTTGAAAGTGTTATTGAAAATAGCACTATTGTTTTAGGAGTATTTTTTGGTTTAGTTTTAGGTAAACCTCTTGGAATTTTGCTATTTACTTATCTTGCAACTATATTTAAAGTTAGTGAAAAACCATCAAATGTATCTTGGAGTGAGATTATAGCTGTTGGTTTCCTTGGTGGAATTGGATTTACTATGTCAATATTTATATCTCATTTAGCATTTAGTGATCCTCATGTAGTAAGTGCTGTAAAAATTGCTGTATTCGCAAGTTCAATAACAGCTGCTGTTATTGGAGTTTGTTTACTACTTTTTTTAAGCAGAAAAAACAATGAGATAAAAGAGGAGTAA
- a CDS encoding Fur family transcriptional regulator, producing MKNLENKKFFSNIKLTNARKSILDLLLKSKRPLSYEDIKNDIVMDKATFYRNITFFEEHKLINSFESNDKKRYFEIKDKEHIHFICDVCLNIECIFEEPNFSLKNYKIDNIILKGQCKDCNKNG from the coding sequence ATGAAAAATTTAGAAAATAAAAAATTCTTTTCAAATATAAAACTTACAAATGCTAGAAAAAGTATCTTAGACCTTTTATTAAAATCTAAAAGACCGCTGTCTTATGAAGATATTAAAAATGATATAGTTATGGATAAAGCTACTTTTTATAGAAATATTACATTTTTTGAAGAGCATAAACTTATTAACTCTTTTGAGTCAAACGATAAAAAAAGATATTTTGAAATCAAAGACAAAGAGCATATTCATTTTATTTGTGATGTTTGTTTAAATATAGAGTGCATATTTGAAGAACCAAATTTTTCTCTAAAAAATTATAAAATTGACAATATTATCCTAAAAGGACAATGTAAGGACTGTAACAAAAATGGCTAA
- a CDS encoding metal ABC transporter solute-binding protein, Zn/Mn family produces the protein MRKILLISIIFVASLFAQKDMISVTILPQKYFVEKIVKDKFNINVMVAPGSSPHNFEPKPSSMKALFSSKIYFMIDEPSEKAWIDKFKTNAKNTLFVDTTKGVEKIAMIEHSHHEDTEDEDEHHSHHNHGDDGLDPHIWLDPISVKAQAKTIFETMVKIDEKNSNFYKENYEEFIKELDLLDNEIKEILKPYKDMAFMVFHPSWGYFSKRYEIEQISIEIEGKEPKPNDMIKLIEEAKLHNIKIVFVSPQFSQKNAKTISKSIGANVVSIDPLSDDWHNNMLLVAKEIAKSYK, from the coding sequence ATGAGAAAGATATTACTTATAAGTATAATCTTTGTAGCAAGTCTATTTGCACAAAAAGATATGATTTCTGTGACAATCCTGCCACAAAAATATTTTGTTGAGAAAATAGTAAAAGATAAGTTTAATATAAATGTAATGGTTGCTCCTGGAAGTTCTCCACATAATTTTGAGCCAAAACCATCAAGTATGAAAGCACTTTTTTCTTCGAAAATATATTTTATGATAGATGAACCAAGTGAAAAAGCTTGGATAGATAAATTTAAAACAAATGCAAAAAATACACTTTTTGTAGATACTACAAAAGGAGTTGAAAAGATTGCTATGATTGAACATTCTCATCATGAAGATACAGAAGACGAAGATGAACATCACTCACATCACAATCATGGAGACGATGGATTAGATCCACATATTTGGCTTGACCCAATATCTGTAAAAGCACAAGCAAAAACTATTTTTGAAACAATGGTAAAAATAGATGAAAAAAATAGTAATTTTTATAAAGAGAATTATGAAGAGTTTATAAAAGAGTTAGATCTATTAGATAATGAGATAAAAGAGATTTTAAAACCATATAAAGATATGGCTTTTATGGTGTTTCATCCATCTTGGGGATATTTTTCTAAAAGATATGAAATAGAGCAAATATCTATTGAGATTGAAGGAAAAGAGCCAAAACCAAATGATATGATAAAACTAATAGAAGAAGCAAAACTACACAATATAAAAATAGTATTCGTCTCTCCACAATTTTCACAAAAAAATGCAAAAACAATATCAAAAAGTATTGGTGCAAATGTTGTATCTATTGATCCGCTAAGTGATGATTGGCACAATAATATGTTACTTGTTGCAAAAGAGATAGCAAAAAGTTATAAATGA
- a CDS encoding DUF1007 family protein has translation MIRLILFLVLSQSFIFGCSLCAVLTPKTFVTTKIEADDKNIKSVDIKWEFVKEFSEELMKIYDLNLDNNFDEKELALIEDSLISYLVSKDFLTTISYSNKGENSIPFRVESYKMSFINNTLFFDYKIILDLEIYDQNSLNIRIFDDENYFFFIFEDKNQYINIPYEISKKTKINDVNYKISASNLSSQKFNIVVNSKKEEKQSLEDIWIENNQKVEEKDRFDNKVKSVETKEISFTEKFTNSMKKHLVDIENGDKFALFFLILASFLYGLFHALGPGHGKALAFSYFSTQKSTYFEAFTISFLTAFIHIIGALLIVVFSILILNTLMSNFLEESVTYITAFSAIIIMLLAVFILYRKITKKSCVCGTCGSNEKLKCSQFSIKPQNMNFVKATINKPIRFEKRSKKQDLIFVLTAGIIPCPGTVLLFVYAFYLKTYFAVAIASISVSFGMALVIFSSSFLGVSLHKLSSNSKKLVNSLEILAPIFMFVLALLMLIGVLI, from the coding sequence ATGATTAGATTAATACTCTTTTTAGTTTTAAGCCAAAGTTTTATCTTTGGCTGCTCATTATGTGCTGTTTTAACTCCAAAAACATTTGTAACAACAAAAATTGAAGCAGATGATAAAAATATAAAATCTGTTGATATAAAATGGGAGTTTGTAAAAGAGTTTTCAGAAGAACTTATGAAGATTTATGATTTAAATTTAGATAATAATTTTGATGAAAAAGAGTTGGCTTTAATAGAAGACTCTTTAATCTCTTATTTAGTTTCAAAAGATTTTTTAACAACTATATCTTATAGTAATAAGGGAGAAAATAGCATTCCTTTTCGTGTGGAAAGTTATAAGATGAGTTTTATAAACAATACTTTGTTTTTTGATTATAAAATTATTTTGGATTTAGAAATCTATGACCAAAATAGTTTAAATATTAGAATATTTGATGATGAAAACTATTTTTTCTTTATATTTGAAGATAAAAATCAATATATAAATATACCTTATGAAATAAGTAAAAAAACAAAAATAAATGATGTAAACTACAAAATTTCTGCTTCAAATTTATCAAGTCAAAAGTTTAATATTGTTGTAAATAGTAAAAAAGAAGAAAAACAGAGTTTAGAAGATATTTGGATAGAGAATAATCAAAAAGTAGAAGAAAAAGATAGATTTGATAATAAAGTAAAAAGTGTAGAGACAAAAGAGATAAGTTTTACAGAAAAATTTACAAATAGTATGAAAAAACATCTTGTAGATATTGAAAATGGAGATAAATTTGCTCTATTTTTTCTTATTCTTGCATCTTTTTTATATGGATTATTTCATGCTTTAGGACCAGGTCATGGAAAAGCTTTGGCATTTTCATATTTTTCAACACAAAAAAGCACATATTTTGAAGCATTTACAATATCATTTTTGACAGCATTTATACATATTATAGGAGCACTTTTAATAGTTGTTTTCTCAATACTTATTTTAAATACACTTATGAGTAATTTTTTAGAAGAATCAGTTACTTATATTACAGCATTTAGTGCAATTATAATTATGCTTTTAGCAGTTTTTATTTTATATAGAAAAATCACTAAAAAATCTTGTGTTTGTGGAACTTGTGGAAGTAATGAAAAGTTGAAGTGTTCACAATTTAGTATAAAACCACAAAATATGAATTTTGTAAAAGCAACAATAAATAAACCAATAAGATTTGAAAAAAGAAGCAAAAAACAAGATTTGATATTTGTTTTAACAGCTGGAATTATTCCTTGTCCTGGAACAGTTTTACTTTTTGTTTATGCTTTTTATCTAAAAACTTATTTTGCCGTAGCAATTGCGAGTATTAGTGTGAGTTTTGGTATGGCTTTGGTGATATTTTCATCATCATTTTTGGGAGTAAGTCTGCATAAACTATCTTCAAATTCAAAAAAACTTGTAAATAGTTTAGAAATACTTGCTCCTATTTTTATGTTTGTTTTAGCTTTATTAATGCTTATTGGTGTTTTAATATAG
- a CDS encoding GNAT family N-acetyltransferase, producing MIKQANKNNIENISTLIHDAIHDIANTLTGENENEKILETLDYYIKMDVNRLSYNNIYTYEIQNQTVGILVAYSSNDVEKLDSPILEHIKQKNIALECFEKECFPDEFYIDTVSVSSSFQGRGIAKELFSFAEERAKELNFKKLSLLVDFENPKAKSLYEKLGFIDNDVLEVSGNQFSHMIKKI from the coding sequence ATGATAAAACAAGCAAATAAAAACAATATAGAAAATATTTCAACTCTTATTCATGATGCAATTCACGATATTGCAAATACTTTAACTGGCGAAAATGAAAATGAAAAGATATTAGAAACTTTAGATTATTATATAAAAATGGATGTAAATAGACTTAGTTATAACAATATTTATACTTATGAGATACAAAATCAAACTGTTGGAATTTTGGTTGCATATAGTTCAAATGATGTTGAGAAATTGGATTCTCCAATTTTAGAGCACATAAAACAAAAAAATATAGCTTTGGAGTGTTTTGAAAAAGAGTGTTTTCCTGATGAATTTTATATAGATACAGTAAGTGTTAGCTCTTCATTTCAAGGAAGAGGAATAGCAAAAGAGCTTTTCTCTTTTGCAGAAGAAAGAGCAAAAGAGTTAAACTTTAAAAAGCTTTCACTTTTGGTTGATTTTGAAAATCCAAAAGCAAAATCTCTTTATGAAAAACTAGGTTTCATAGATAATGATGTTTTAGAAGTATCTGGAAACCAATTTTCTCATATGATTAAAAAAATATAA
- a CDS encoding aminoglycoside adenylyltransferase family protein, which yields MYSILNLNEIEQQQVQKVQTFISQCLLDNLLAVYLYGSAVEDGLQPYSDIDFLVVIKQPLSFNDRAFLMKGLLEISAYPLSSKIYRALEVTIVIYSEIIPWNFPPKRELQFGEWLRDEMIAGQYGKSEYDIDLVILLSKVRNKGVALIGESAQNLLPIIPIEDLFRTFEETLQIWQEPKDLIGDERNIILTLARILFSRESGQIIGKSQAAQWLLPQLSGTNAEILQLAHNEYLGLGIVDWSNKLAEVEEFVKLAKRIFNSY from the coding sequence ATGTATTCAATACTTAATTTAAATGAAATTGAGCAGCAACAAGTACAAAAAGTGCAGACATTTATTTCTCAATGTTTGTTAGATAATTTATTAGCTGTATATTTATATGGTTCAGCAGTAGAAGATGGATTACAACCTTACAGTGATATAGACTTTTTGGTAGTAATTAAACAACCCTTGTCGTTTAATGATCGTGCATTTCTAATGAAAGGATTATTAGAAATATCTGCTTATCCCTTGAGTTCTAAAATATATAGGGCACTTGAGGTAACGATAGTTATTTATTCAGAAATAATTCCATGGAATTTTCCTCCTAAACGTGAATTACAATTTGGAGAATGGTTACGTGATGAAATGATCGCAGGGCAATATGGGAAGAGTGAATATGATATTGATCTTGTGATTTTATTATCAAAAGTTAGAAATAAAGGCGTTGCCTTAATAGGAGAATCAGCACAAAACCTATTGCCAATTATTCCGATAGAAGATTTATTCAGAACATTTGAAGAAACCTTACAGATATGGCAAGAACCAAAAGATTTAATTGGCGATGAACGAAATATCATTTTGACATTAGCACGTATATTATTCAGCCGAGAAAGTGGTCAAATTATTGGTAAAAGCCAAGCTGCACAATGGTTATTGCCCCAATTATCAGGCACGAATGCAGAAATCTTACAATTAGCACATAATGAATATCTTGGCTTAGGAATTGTTGACTGGTCAAATAAACTTGCAGAAGTTGAAGAATTTGTTAAATTAGCCAAGAGGATATTTAATAGTTATTAA
- a CDS encoding methyl-accepting chemotaxis protein: MFDYISKKELELIDKYFEQYIEFTQYKQNSFEYIEKTGNKKLDKLFNRWNTKIRETDNSIKKDIKLIGELVLTTDKLSQGIFMCRINSTTNNPMISTLANTINQMLDSLEKNMEQLESTLKSYANDDFRISIKIDEILKSRMLSVMQSINYLGNTLNSNAKENLKNGDSLKEKTTNMNDLMNSLAKEANTQASSLEEISASVEDITSIARNNVKSALQMVELGKNVKNSVLNGQDLAQKTVFSMDEIDNKVKAINSAITIIDQIAFQTNILSLNAAVEAATAGEAGKGFAVVAQEVRNLANKSADAAKEIKILVEDANLKASDGKNISETMIEDYNNLNNIISKTIKIIEDVNKASQEQVLGMEQINNNISLLDKTTQENAEKSNLTLKFTKDIEDLAKKLVENANSKKFI, encoded by the coding sequence ATGTTTGACTATATTAGTAAAAAAGAGTTAGAGTTAATTGACAAATATTTCGAGCAGTATATCGAATTTACCCAGTATAAACAAAATAGTTTTGAGTATATTGAAAAAACAGGAAATAAAAAATTAGATAAATTATTTAATAGATGGAATACAAAAATAAGAGAAACCGACAACTCTATAAAAAAAGATATAAAATTAATTGGAGAGCTAGTTTTAACAACAGATAAGCTAAGTCAAGGGATTTTTATGTGTAGAATTAATTCAACTACAAATAATCCTATGATTTCAACTTTAGCAAATACTATAAATCAAATGCTTGATTCTTTGGAAAAAAATATGGAACAACTAGAATCAACATTAAAATCTTATGCAAATGATGATTTTAGAATAAGTATAAAAATAGATGAAATATTAAAATCAAGAATGCTTTCTGTTATGCAAAGTATAAATTATCTTGGTAATACTTTAAATAGTAATGCAAAAGAAAATTTAAAAAACGGAGATAGTTTAAAAGAAAAAACAACTAATATGAATGATCTTATGAACTCTTTAGCAAAAGAGGCAAATACTCAAGCTAGTTCTTTGGAAGAGATTTCAGCTTCTGTTGAAGATATAACTTCAATAGCAAGAAACAATGTAAAAAGTGCTTTACAGATGGTAGAACTTGGAAAAAATGTAAAAAACTCTGTTTTAAATGGTCAAGATTTGGCACAAAAAACTGTATTTTCTATGGATGAAATAGATAATAAAGTAAAAGCTATAAATAGTGCAATAACTATTATTGATCAAATAGCATTTCAAACAAATATTCTAAGTCTAAATGCGGCTGTTGAAGCAGCAACTGCTGGAGAAGCTGGAAAAGGTTTTGCTGTTGTTGCTCAAGAAGTAAGAAACCTTGCAAATAAAAGTGCAGATGCAGCAAAAGAGATAAAAATATTAGTTGAAGATGCAAACCTAAAAGCAAGTGATGGTAAAAATATATCAGAAACTATGATTGAAGATTATAATAATCTGAACAATATAATATCTAAAACTATAAAAATAATTGAAGATGTAAATAAGGCTTCACAAGAGCAAGTTTTAGGAATGGAGCAAATAAATAACAATATTTCACTTTTAGATAAAACAACTCAAGAAAATGCAGAGAAATCAAATTTGACTTTAAAATTTACAAAAGATATAGAAGATTTGGCTAAAAAACTTGTAGAAAATGCTAATAGTAAAAAGTTTATTTAA
- a CDS encoding PAS domain-containing protein produces the protein MRKETILEENTFLVSETDEKGIIKFANSDFCTIAEYSLNELIGKPHNIVRDKDMPKAAFRSLWETVQKGEIWTGYVKNATKSGGFYWVFATVYPFIACDGSKGYLSCRRKASKEEIKKYEKIYAKLLSEE, from the coding sequence ATGAGAAAAGAGACTATTTTAGAAGAAAATACTTTCTTGGTAAGTGAAACTGATGAGAAAGGTATAATAAAGTTCGCAAATAGCGATTTTTGCACTATTGCAGAGTATTCTTTAAATGAGCTAATAGGGAAACCACATAATATTGTAAGAGATAAAGATATGCCAAAAGCAGCTTTTAGATCTTTATGGGAAACTGTACAAAAAGGTGAAATTTGGACAGGATATGTAAAAAATGCAACAAAATCTGGTGGATTTTATTGGGTTTTTGCAACTGTTTATCCTTTTATTGCTTGTGATGGTTCTAAAGGCTATCTCTCTTGTAGAAGAAAAGCTTCAAAAGAAGAGATTAAGAAATATGAAAAAATCTATGCAAAACTTTTATCAGAAGAATAA